GGCACGCACGTGGACGTGACCATGTCGCTGACCTCCCCCGGGTGCCCGGTGGCGGGCGACCTGCTGAGGCAGGCGCAGGAAGCGGTCGAGTCCGTGCCGGGCGTGGAGAGCGCGGAGGTGGAGCTGACCTTCACCCCGCCGTGGACGATGGACCGCATTCCGCCCACGATTCGTGCTGCGCTCGGGTTTTGAGGGAAGCGTCGCACAGAGAGCACAGAGGGAACCGCAAGGCACAGAAGAACGAGGGTGCGCCGGCTGCAGCGCACCCTCGTTGCTTGTCCCCGAAACCGGAGGGCCGATGTTCCGCGTCCTGCTGATCTTGCTCCTCGTCTACGCCACGCCGCTCGGCGCGCAGTCCGCCGACTCCGCATCGATGCTCAGGAGCGGCTCGACCGTGCGGCTGCTCCTGCGCGACGCGCCTTCCCAGGAGTCGGTGGGAGCGGTCCTGGGCAGAAGCGGCGACACGCTGCGGGTGATCACCCCCGAGCTGGGGCTGGCGGAGGTGGCCCTGGATGACCTCGCCGGCCTGGAGGTCCCAGCCTCCACCGCCAGGCAGACGGCCATCATCGCGGGCGCGAGCGCGGCTGCGGGGGTCGTCGTGGGTCTGGTGCAGGGGGAGGGCTTCGTGGAGAGCGTGGTTCTGGGAAGCGCCCTGGCGGCCGTCATCGTGATCCCCGCGGGCGCCTCCGAGCGGCGCCGGTGGCGGCCCGTCGACCCCGCCGCCGGCTGGCG
This genomic window from Longimicrobium sp. contains:
- a CDS encoding metal-sulfur cluster assembly factor, with the protein product MVKEADVRKALRKVKDPEMNLDLVVLGLIYGIDVKGTHVDVTMSLTSPGCPVAGDLLRQAQEAVESVPGVESAEVELTFTPPWTMDRIPPTIRAALGF